In a genomic window of Cynocephalus volans isolate mCynVol1 chromosome 1, mCynVol1.pri, whole genome shotgun sequence:
- the SLC23A2 gene encoding solute carrier family 23 member 2 isoform X1, with the protein MLLTSSLRHPPYQMNPGSWKGLIILLSCAFGGGRTSLPSNNPNQPTSLTWQVLSQTGKVVWSKTEVHPLWTWWPPLTPDICALAAGLETWDIPEIDASASKRVRPPDSNYENSYYQVTWGAPGCSYPRARNRMAGSSFYVCPRDGRDLSKARTCGGLESLYCKEWGCETTGTGYWLSGSSDLITVVRNQTSGNGDCNSSGWCNPLQISFTERGQSSRDWMQGRTWGLRLYKTGHPGVQLTIRLVAASLPTVAIGPDSVLTEQGPPVKAPSDTLAPAANNSAAAGRKQNDTLSTPLPTTGDRLFGLIQGAFLALNNTNPNATESCWLCLAMGPPYYEGAAFPGEPIYTSNYSQCRWGAQGKLTLTEVSGSGLCVGKVPPTHQRLCNQTHSINSTGNNQYLLPSNHSWWACNTGLTPCLSTSVFNQSKDFCTQVQLIPRIYYHPGETLLQAYDNPHPRVKREPVSLTLAVLLGLGIAAGMGTGTAALVKGPLDLQQGLTSLQTAIDTDLRALQDSVSKLEASLTSLSEVVLQNRRGLDLLFLKEGGLCAALKEQCCFYADHSGVVRDSMNKLKERLDKRQLEHKQNQNWYEGWFNNSPWLTTLLSTIAGPLLLLLLLFTLGPCVINRLVQFINDRVSAVKILVLRQKYQNLNGEDDF; encoded by the coding sequence atgcttctcacctcaagcctgcgccaccctccataccagatgaatcctgggagctggaaaggactgataatcctcttaagctgcgcattcggcggcggcagaacaagcctaccaagtaataaccccaACCAGCCCACgtccctcacctggcaggtactgtcccaaactggaaaggttgtctggtccaagacagaagtccaccccctttggacttggtggccccccctcacccctgatatatgtgccctggcggcgggtctcgagacttgggatattccagaaattgatgcatcggcctctaaaagagtcaggcctcctgactcaaactatgaaaattcTTACTACCAGGTCACTTGGGGAGCTCCAGGGTGCAGCTACCCGCGAGCTAGGAACAGGATGGCAGGATCCTccttctacgtgtgtccccgggatggccgggACCTCTCAAAAGCTAGAACATGCGGGGGGCTAGAGTCCCTGTACTGTAAAGAATGGGGATGTGAGACCACGGGGACTGGTTATTGGCTATCTGGGTCTTCAGATCTCATAACTGTAGTGCGGAACCAGACTTCGGGGAACGGGGACTGTAACAgctccggctggtgtaaccccctccAGATAAGCTTTACAGAAAGAGGGCAGAGCTCCAGGGATTGGATGCAGGGAAGGACCTGGGGTCTAAGGCTCTATAAGACCGGGCATCCAGGCGTGCAATTGACTATTCGTCTGGTGGCCGCCAGCTTGCCAACTGTAGCCATAGGCCCCGACTCCGTCCTTACGGAGCAAGGACCTCCTGTAAAAGCGCCGTCTGACACCCTAGCCCCAGCGGCCAATAACTCTGCCGCCGCGGGACGAAAGCAAAATGACACCCTATCTACCCCGCTCCCTACCACGGGTGACAGACTCTTTGGCCTTATACAAGGGGCTTTCCTAGCCCTAAACAATACCAACCCTAACGCCACAGagtcttgctggctctgtctggcaaTGGGCCCCCCTTATTATGAGGGGGCAGCCTTTCCGGGGGAACCCATCTATACCTCCAACTACTCCCAGTGTCGATGGGGGGCCCAAGGAAAGCTCACCCTCACTGAAGTCTCCGGAAGCGGGTTGTGCGTAGGAAAAGTACCCCCGACCCATCAGcgtctttgcaaccagacccatTCCATCAATTCCACCGGGAACAATCAATACCTGCTCCCCTCCAATCATAGCTGGTGGGCATGCAACACCGGCCTAACCCCCTGCCTCTCTACCTCAGTctttaatcagtctaaagatttctgtacCCAGGTTCAGCTGATCCCTCGCATCTACTACCATCCTGGAGAAAccttgttgcaggcctatgacaatcCTCACCCCAGGGTAAAAAGAGAGCCCGTCTCACTTACCCTGGCTGTTTTACTGGGATTAGGGATCGCAGCAGGGATGGGTACTGGGACAGCCGCCTTAGTCAAAGGGCCCCTAGACCTCCAGCAAGGACTGACCAGCCTCCAGACCGCTATAGATAccgacctccgggccctccaagACTCAGTCAGCAAGCTAGAAGCCTCACTAACCTCCTTGTCTGAGGTAGTGCTCCAAAATAGGAGAGGCCTTGACCTATTGTTCctaaaagaaggaggcctctgcgcaGCCCTAAAAGAACAGTGCTGTTTTTATGCGGATCACTCAGGTGTAGTGCGGGACTCCATGAACAAGCTCAAAGAAAggctagataaaagacagttagaacacaaacaaaaccaaaattggtatgaagggtggttcaataactccccttggttgaccaccctactgtcaaccatcgccgggcccctattactcctccttctgttgttcacccttgggccctgcgtcatcaatagactagtccaattcatcaatgatagggtaagtgcagttaagattctggtccttaggcaaaaataccaaaacttaaatggcgaagatgacttttaa